A genomic stretch from Mya arenaria isolate MELC-2E11 chromosome 10, ASM2691426v1 includes:
- the LOC128205448 gene encoding uncharacterized protein LOC128205448 — translation MCLNGCKTGYIGAFCPQDVGKTNERQTSFSAALGGGLGGCSALLIIIIIVGMFWFRNRRRAHTELDTLENNDSLHDARRDYDTVDTNLPEVEHNDLRRRSITEHNYLQNNDIVQDARRDYDTVDINLREVELNDLRYEILEVNEVDTMDQTADYSTIPDQENYIITYENVIGGL, via the exons ATGTGTTTAAACGGCTGTAAGACTGGCTACATCGGAGCGTTTTGTCCTCAAG ACGTTGGAAAAACAAATGAAAGACAGACATCATTTTCGGCAGCACTTGGAGGGGGTCTCGGTGGTTGCAGTGCGTTgcttataatcattattatcgTTGGAATGTTTTGGTTTCGTAACAG GCGAAGAGCACACACAGAACTGGATACTTTAGAAAACAATGATTCACTTCATGATG caCGAAGGGATTATGACACAGTCGACACTAATCTTCCTGAGGTTGAACACAACGATCTTAG gCGAAGGTCGATCACGgaacacaattatttacagAACAATGATATAGTTCAAGATG CTCGAAGAGATTATGACACAGTGGATATTAATCTTCGTGAGGTTGAACTAAACGATCTGAGGTATGAGATTCTTGAAGTAAATGAGGTTGACACGATGGATCAAACAGCTGATTATTCGACCATCCCTGATCAAGAGAATTACATCATTACATAC